The Paenibacillus sophorae genome has a segment encoding these proteins:
- a CDS encoding response regulator, whose amino-acid sequence MDDEKPALMYLEMMLLTDGRFQVEGKYTSARAGLEHLARSKVDVVFLDMDMPEMNGLEAGEHIQQLNSDIRIVYVTAYSEYAIEAFEIHALDYVLKPIDPDRIAKTLNYIERSIPVSTMKTFGNWRVRCFGHLSFDDGAGNDRQLKWKTAKAQELFAYLLHHRERWISKEILLETLWPDYPKDKAMTYLHTTVSQIRKLVKEWQGQISVEYALDSYRLVIDGILFDVSEFERATDREPAITEQNRLFYENIIVLYRGDYLEGYDYPWAETLRSNLLERYLNTVMRIAAYDMGHGFERKALERLHFAQQKAPYSEEICRLVLANYALQRDFASLSRYYEAFVQLLHTDLGIEPSQETTSIYNQYV is encoded by the coding sequence ATTGACGATGAAAAGCCTGCCCTGATGTATCTGGAAATGATGCTGCTCACCGATGGACGATTCCAAGTCGAAGGAAAATATACATCTGCCCGAGCAGGGCTCGAGCATCTGGCCAGATCCAAAGTGGATGTTGTTTTTCTCGATATGGACATGCCTGAGATGAACGGGCTGGAAGCGGGGGAACACATTCAGCAATTGAACAGTGACATTCGCATCGTCTATGTAACAGCATATTCGGAGTATGCCATTGAAGCCTTCGAAATTCATGCGCTTGACTATGTATTAAAGCCGATTGACCCGGATCGTATTGCTAAGACGCTGAATTATATCGAACGGAGTATCCCGGTCAGCACAATGAAAACCTTCGGCAATTGGAGGGTGCGCTGCTTTGGCCATTTGTCTTTTGATGACGGTGCGGGTAATGACAGGCAGTTAAAATGGAAAACGGCGAAAGCTCAAGAGTTGTTTGCTTATTTGCTTCATCATCGGGAGCGGTGGATTTCCAAGGAAATCCTGCTCGAAACACTTTGGCCCGATTATCCCAAGGATAAGGCAATGACCTATTTACATACCACCGTATCCCAGATTCGAAAGCTGGTCAAAGAGTGGCAGGGCCAAATATCCGTAGAGTACGCTCTGGATAGCTACCGTCTTGTTATAGATGGAATCCTGTTCGATGTATCGGAGTTTGAGCGGGCAACTGATCGGGAGCCTGCCATTACCGAACAGAACCGGCTCTTTTATGAAAATATCATTGTACTCTACCGCGGCGATTACCTGGAAGGATATGATTATCCTTGGGCGGAGACCCTTAGGAGCAACTTGCTGGAACGTTATTTGAATACCGTGATGAGGATCGCAGCTTATGATATGGGACATGGTTTTGAACGAAAAGCGCTTGAGCGGCTCCATTTTGCTCAGCAAAAAGCCCCCTACTCGGAAGAGATATGCCGTCTCGTGCTTGCCAATTATGCTCTCCAGAGAGATTTTGCTTCACTGAGCCGTTACTACGAAGCCTTTGTGCAGCTCCTGCATACAGACCTTGGAATTGAGCCCAGTCAGGAAACGACAAGTATCTATAATCAGTACGTTTAA
- a CDS encoding arylamine N-acetyltransferase family protein, translating to MLSKEEIKAYLKRIGINEMQPPTQSYLFELHRAHVKNIPWETIDIFAGRPTSIHVGESVQLMINGRSGYCFHLNGAFSALLRSLDYKVSWHRGGVQPVGEDPRIDSFHLGLTVSLDKEQEEERWIVDVGLGDMPYEPLPLQAGAYEQGPFTYGVKESGVVKNGWRLEHDLPAPFIGVDFAPEAVLNMEEFEPKHDYYSRSANSPWMNLFLIQHRHATGSNELRGCIWSKREKTGVEKMEILAKSQWFEVLGDIFGEHLVNYSSQERDDLWKKVLRNHEQWKKSKGSIDLI from the coding sequence AAGAAATAAAGGCTTATTTAAAAAGAATAGGGATTAACGAAATGCAGCCGCCTACCCAATCTTATTTATTTGAACTTCATAGAGCTCATGTGAAAAATATTCCATGGGAAACCATCGATATTTTTGCCGGAAGACCGACTTCAATTCATGTTGGTGAATCTGTGCAGCTTATGATAAACGGTAGAAGCGGTTATTGTTTTCACCTCAATGGTGCGTTTAGCGCACTGCTTCGTTCCTTGGATTATAAGGTTTCATGGCATAGGGGCGGCGTTCAGCCCGTGGGAGAAGATCCTCGGATTGACTCTTTTCACCTTGGATTAACCGTAAGCTTGGACAAAGAGCAAGAGGAAGAGAGATGGATCGTTGATGTTGGCCTGGGGGATATGCCCTATGAGCCGCTGCCGCTGCAGGCGGGAGCCTATGAGCAGGGTCCTTTTACTTATGGGGTCAAGGAGTCTGGTGTAGTCAAAAATGGTTGGAGATTGGAACATGATCTTCCGGCTCCATTTATTGGGGTGGATTTTGCTCCCGAGGCTGTGCTTAATATGGAGGAATTCGAGCCAAAACATGATTATTACAGCCGGTCAGCGAATTCACCTTGGATGAATCTGTTCCTTATTCAGCATAGGCATGCTACAGGAAGCAATGAACTGAGAGGTTGTATCTGGAGCAAACGGGAGAAAACGGGTGTTGAGAAAATGGAGATACTCGCAAAATCACAATGGTTTGAAGTGTTGGGGGATATTTTTGGTGAACACCTCGTTAACTATTCCAGCCAAGAGCGGGATGATCTGTGGAAGAAGGTACTGAGAAACCATGAACAGTGGAAAAAATCAAAGGGTTCTATAGACCTCATTTAA
- a CDS encoding glycosyltransferase family 8 protein, protein MIELVLAFQDKDGQYAEHAGVVLASVFHNTSSPVNVHILHDETLNDDNKQKLVELTTRFNHTINFYHITIPQDMLQVMAGVGSINAWTQACMYRLLLPGLIPVDKIIYLDCDVLVNMDITQLWQIDLGNYYLGAIKDQGIMEVAQIINSKGLNPDLYFNSGVVLFSLNNIRSNAGWYGETLNFFRNFPDTTMPDQDALNVVYGGNYLPLDLRYNSFSLASVDHDFTNKIVHFAGIEKCWDANSIGAELYRNYLNLTPWSEQQPQKAVEVHPTEFHPAEPHPTVVQKNRKRKSAKRYRKRIYNTASYNSLKRRARKASQGKPFKRSIKMRDRRTKISLIDLPSLRLIRPIRTNKGNPNKETGSTLYLPLRKYL, encoded by the coding sequence ATGATTGAACTAGTCTTAGCTTTTCAGGATAAGGATGGGCAATATGCTGAGCATGCTGGGGTCGTTCTTGCATCAGTTTTCCATAATACGAGTTCCCCCGTTAATGTTCATATTTTGCATGATGAGACTTTAAACGATGATAACAAGCAAAAACTCGTTGAATTAACAACCAGATTTAACCATACGATTAATTTCTATCACATCACTATACCTCAGGATATGCTTCAGGTAATGGCAGGTGTTGGCTCCATTAACGCGTGGACGCAGGCCTGCATGTATCGGCTGCTTCTTCCCGGATTAATTCCGGTGGACAAAATTATTTATTTGGACTGCGACGTTTTGGTAAACATGGACATTACCCAGCTGTGGCAAATTGATTTGGGCAATTATTATTTGGGCGCAATTAAGGATCAGGGCATTATGGAAGTAGCGCAAATTATTAACTCCAAAGGGCTTAATCCAGATCTTTATTTTAATTCCGGGGTTGTTTTATTTTCCTTGAACAATATCCGCAGCAATGCTGGCTGGTACGGTGAAACGCTAAACTTTTTCCGGAACTTCCCCGATACCACCATGCCTGATCAAGATGCATTAAACGTAGTTTACGGAGGAAATTACCTCCCATTGGATTTGCGTTATAACTCGTTCAGCCTAGCCTCAGTTGATCATGACTTTACGAATAAAATTGTCCATTTCGCCGGAATTGAAAAATGCTGGGATGCTAATTCTATAGGCGCAGAACTGTACCGGAATTACCTTAACCTAACGCCGTGGAGTGAACAGCAACCACAAAAAGCAGTGGAAGTACATCCTACTGAGTTCCATCCTGCTGAACCACATCCTACTGTTGTTCAGAAAAATAGGAAACGCAAGAGCGCGAAGAGATATCGGAAACGCATATATAACACAGCCTCCTATAACAGCTTGAAACGAAGAGCACGGAAAGCTTCCCAGGGAAAGCCATTTAAAAGAAGCATAAAGATGAGAGATAGACGAACGAAGATTAGCCTGATTGATCTGCCTAGTTTGAGATTGATCAGACCGATCAGAACCAATAAAGGTAATCCGAACAAGGAGACGGGTTCGACACTGTATTTACCGTTGAGAAAATATTTATAA
- a CDS encoding DEAD/DEAH box helicase: protein MNFKDLNLIPPLLKALDKENYTTPTPIQEKSIPSVLAGRDLFGCAQTGTGKTAAFSLPIIQLLHEQPSRSGSARPIRALILTPTRELALQIADNIGAYSKFTSLRCTAVVGGVSQRVQERALGLGTDILIATPGRLIDLINQKRVDLQKVQILVLDEADRMLDMGFINDVKRIIAKMPAKRQTLFFSATMPPEIANMVKSLLVNPVKVEITPVSSTVDRIKQLLYLVEKGTKQKLLNRLLQDQTIVSALVFTRTKRGADRVTRELTKAGITAQAIHGNKSQTDRQNSLRNFKNGTTRVLVATDIAARGIDIDELAHVINYNLPQIPETYVHRIGRTGRAGLSGTAISFCETEELPFLKDIEKLIGKKIPEVKDHAFRMERTPESLKRDRQSKPAVAKPAKPSKSSKTANSSTLVKPKANRDRKPKSEGFKQGNPAHGKANGKAREAARGSGRTARSTASNKAGR from the coding sequence ATGAATTTTAAAGATTTGAATCTGATTCCTCCCCTTTTGAAAGCTTTGGACAAAGAAAATTATACAACGCCAACACCGATACAGGAGAAGTCTATTCCGTCCGTTTTGGCCGGCAGAGATTTGTTTGGCTGTGCGCAGACCGGAACGGGGAAAACCGCCGCTTTTTCTTTGCCGATTATCCAGCTGCTCCATGAGCAGCCAAGCCGATCGGGTTCAGCGAGACCTATCCGCGCCTTGATTCTGACCCCGACCAGAGAGCTGGCGCTGCAAATCGCGGACAATATTGGGGCGTACAGTAAGTTCACCTCCTTACGCTGCACAGCGGTCGTTGGCGGTGTATCCCAAAGAGTCCAAGAAAGGGCGCTGGGTCTCGGAACGGATATCCTGATTGCCACACCGGGCAGACTGATCGACCTGATCAATCAGAAGCGGGTGGATCTGCAAAAGGTGCAAATTCTGGTGCTGGATGAAGCTGATAGAATGCTGGATATGGGCTTTATCAACGATGTGAAGCGGATTATTGCCAAGATGCCCGCCAAAAGACAAACGCTTTTCTTCTCGGCAACGATGCCCCCGGAAATCGCCAACATGGTCAAGTCGCTTCTGGTGAATCCGGTGAAGGTTGAAATCACTCCAGTATCGTCTACGGTTGACCGTATCAAGCAGTTGCTCTATCTGGTGGAAAAGGGCACCAAGCAGAAACTGTTGAACCGGCTGCTGCAGGATCAAACGATTGTTTCCGCTTTGGTGTTTACACGGACCAAACGCGGCGCGGACCGTGTCACCCGAGAATTGACCAAAGCGGGCATTACCGCACAGGCCATTCACGGCAACAAATCGCAAACGGACCGTCAGAATTCCCTGCGAAACTTTAAAAACGGGACGACCCGCGTGCTGGTAGCGACGGACATCGCCGCCCGGGGGATTGATATTGACGAGCTCGCGCATGTGATCAACTACAATCTGCCCCAGATACCGGAGACCTATGTTCACCGGATTGGCCGTACCGGCAGAGCGGGACTGAGCGGAACGGCGATTTCTTTTTGCGAAACCGAAGAACTCCCCTTTCTTAAGGATATTGAGAAATTAATTGGCAAAAAGATTCCCGAAGTAAAGGATCATGCCTTTAGGATGGAGCGGACTCCGGAGTCCCTCAAGAGGGACAGGCAGTCGAAACCGGCAGTCGCTAAACCTGCTAAACCGTCCAAATCGTCTAAAACTGCGAACTCGTCAACGCTTGTCAAGCCCAAGGCGAACCGCGACCGCAAGCCCAAATCCGAAGGGTTTAAGCAAGGCAATCCGGCTCATGGGAAGGCAAACGGCAAGGCAAGGGAAGCGGCCAGAGGAAGCGGTAGAACGGCGAGAAGTACAGCGAGTAATAAAGCGGGCAGATAA
- a CDS encoding hybrid sensor histidine kinase/response regulator — protein MLDLRKWDFQANGAVPLKGEWEFYRDQLLTPESFQTAHSSPGKTPELTGLVHVPGIWNSYMGSAGSPKATGYATYRLRVLVPEHENKIYGIKTDNIRSANRIFINGTEVGASGDPAISSKEGVQRNIPYAGFASINGGEIEILVQIANYSYSSGGMVYPISLGDYKTIMNIEKTEFFGDSLIAFGFLASTIYFLLLYRLRRQETSLLYLGGISLFACIYVLTHGEKVIGDLFPALPYDAVLRLQMIASVGVYFCVVHYVAVYSPTAVHRPVMLLCRWITGIDMIVALCVPTLLFSKWDGVWLVWSMFILGYIIYMMIKNLRLRTADRYFMLVNILSLLIVIIVSLLNVYGKLESQLLSSYGILLFLIAQALQSAFRSANSFHEVEQLSQKLLTLDGLKDEFMASTSHELRTPLHGIVNMSSSLLEGVAGELNPKQQRHLSMIAATGKRLSLLVNDILDWARLKNGDIILAQRPVDLRPVVSAVLDILTFTTGSGKRLQFVQEWPEKLPLLNADENRFQQILYNLLGNAIKFTAEGTITVSAEDCGREVKIAVADTGIGIAAERHDTIFLPFGEIGKPVDPAFLGMGLGLSITKKLVELGGGRIWVESEPDKGSVFYFTVPVADITRSPDSKTGITQVTFIGRGPTALTEVAAASDNKPVEGTLLIVDDDPVNLQVLTDILSVDNYHVIAAHEGTAALKQLSLNRNIDLVITDWMMPGMSGLELCREIRLKFPLSRLPVLMLTARSRADDIELAFQSGINDYLSKPVEAIELRARVRTLITLRRSVQNAVRTEMAFLQAQIKPHFLYNALNTIIYMSKVESSKTTELLLDLSKYLRGSFDFQNRDKLIPLHKELELVKAFLSLESARFEERLKVSYDIHASMNTLLPPLTIQPIVENAVRHGIMKKAAGGTIQLTIQETDQTIKVTVKDDGIGMPREQLDMILLGQSGSGVGLMNIDRRLLSLYGRGLQVESRPLQGTEVYFEIPKETSGGYHQGEEGALS, from the coding sequence GTGCTGGATTTGCGGAAATGGGATTTTCAGGCGAATGGGGCTGTTCCGCTTAAAGGTGAATGGGAATTTTACCGCGATCAACTGCTGACCCCGGAAAGCTTTCAAACGGCTCATTCGTCTCCTGGCAAGACACCGGAGCTTACGGGTCTCGTTCATGTACCAGGCATCTGGAATAGCTATATGGGCAGCGCCGGCAGCCCGAAGGCTACTGGTTACGCGACGTATCGCCTGCGAGTTCTTGTGCCGGAGCACGAAAATAAGATTTACGGCATCAAAACGGATAATATTCGGTCTGCGAACCGGATATTTATTAACGGGACCGAGGTCGGAGCGAGCGGTGACCCTGCTATATCGAGCAAGGAAGGTGTGCAGCGCAATATACCCTATGCCGGGTTTGCTTCTATAAATGGAGGCGAAATTGAAATCCTTGTGCAAATTGCCAACTACAGCTATTCATCGGGAGGGATGGTATACCCTATCTCGCTTGGTGACTACAAAACGATAATGAATATTGAAAAAACCGAATTTTTTGGCGACTCGCTGATCGCATTCGGCTTCCTGGCCTCAACCATTTACTTTCTGCTGCTGTATCGATTGCGAAGACAGGAGACTTCCCTTTTGTATTTGGGAGGGATTTCATTATTCGCCTGTATTTATGTGCTGACTCATGGCGAGAAGGTCATAGGAGACCTATTTCCCGCTCTTCCTTATGATGCGGTATTAAGACTACAGATGATAGCTTCTGTGGGAGTGTACTTTTGCGTCGTTCATTATGTTGCGGTATACTCCCCGACAGCCGTTCACAGACCTGTGATGCTGCTGTGCAGGTGGATAACCGGGATCGACATGATTGTGGCGTTATGTGTTCCTACTCTCCTGTTCTCCAAGTGGGATGGGGTCTGGCTCGTATGGTCTATGTTCATTTTGGGATATATCATCTATATGATGATAAAAAACTTGCGTTTGCGCACCGCTGACAGGTACTTCATGCTTGTAAATATTTTAAGCCTGCTTATCGTCATTATTGTCAGTCTGCTGAATGTATATGGCAAGCTGGAGAGTCAGCTGCTGAGCTCTTACGGTATACTGCTCTTTCTTATCGCACAAGCGCTGCAGTCCGCCTTTAGATCCGCGAATTCTTTCCATGAAGTAGAGCAGCTGTCGCAAAAGCTTCTGACGCTTGACGGGCTGAAGGACGAATTCATGGCCAGTACGTCTCATGAGCTGCGTACACCGCTCCACGGAATTGTAAATATGTCGTCTTCTCTGCTGGAAGGGGTGGCGGGTGAACTGAATCCGAAGCAGCAGCGCCATCTTTCCATGATTGCAGCGACAGGAAAACGGCTATCCTTACTCGTTAATGATATTCTGGACTGGGCCAGGCTGAAGAATGGCGACATTATCCTTGCGCAGCGTCCGGTAGATCTTCGGCCCGTCGTTTCGGCGGTTCTCGATATCCTTACCTTTACAACCGGCAGCGGCAAAAGATTGCAGTTTGTGCAGGAGTGGCCTGAAAAACTGCCGCTTCTGAATGCCGATGAAAATCGCTTCCAGCAAATTTTGTATAATTTATTGGGAAACGCCATTAAATTTACGGCTGAAGGAACTATTACGGTTTCTGCCGAAGATTGTGGCCGGGAAGTGAAGATTGCAGTAGCGGACACCGGAATAGGAATTGCTGCTGAACGACATGATACGATATTCCTGCCATTCGGGGAGATTGGAAAGCCGGTAGACCCTGCCTTCCTTGGGATGGGGCTTGGATTAAGCATTACCAAGAAACTCGTAGAACTTGGAGGCGGCCGGATTTGGGTGGAATCCGAGCCGGATAAAGGATCGGTATTTTACTTTACGGTTCCTGTGGCGGACATCACCCGTTCTCCCGATTCTAAGACCGGAATAACACAAGTCACCTTCATTGGCCGGGGGCCAACTGCCTTGACAGAAGTGGCTGCTGCATCGGATAACAAGCCTGTGGAGGGTACTTTGTTGATTGTGGACGATGACCCTGTAAATCTGCAAGTATTAACGGATATCCTTTCCGTAGACAACTACCATGTTATTGCTGCCCATGAAGGGACTGCTGCACTCAAGCAATTGTCTTTAAACCGAAATATCGATCTGGTCATTACCGATTGGATGATGCCGGGGATGTCGGGCCTGGAACTGTGCAGGGAGATTCGATTGAAATTTCCGCTTTCCAGGCTTCCGGTTCTGATGCTGACGGCGCGAAGCCGCGCGGATGATATTGAGCTTGCCTTTCAATCGGGAATTAATGATTATCTGAGCAAACCCGTTGAAGCAATAGAGCTAAGGGCGCGAGTACGCACCTTAATTACGCTTCGCCGATCCGTCCAGAACGCAGTGCGCACAGAGATGGCATTTTTACAGGCGCAGATTAAACCGCATTTTTTGTATAATGCTCTAAACACGATCATCTATATGTCCAAAGTTGAATCATCCAAGACAACCGAGCTGCTTCTGGATTTAAGCAAATATTTACGGGGAAGCTTCGACTTTCAGAACCGCGACAAGCTTATTCCGCTTCATAAAGAATTAGAGCTGGTCAAGGCCTTCTTATCTTTGGAAAGCGCGCGTTTCGAGGAACGCCTGAAGGTATCCTATGACATTCACGCATCGATGAACACCCTCCTTCCACCTCTTACCATTCAACCGATCGTAGAGAATGCGGTCAGGCATGGAATTATGAAAAAAGCGGCAGGCGGCACCATTCAACTGACCATTCAGGAAACCGATCAGACGATCAAGGTGACGGTAAAGGATGATGGGATAGGGATGCCGAGGGAGCAGCTGGATATGATTTTGTTGGGGCAATCAGGCTCGGGTGTAGGGCTAATGAATATTGACCGGAGACTTCTGTCGCTGTATGGGAGGGGCTTGCAAGTGGAGAGCCGGCCGCTTCAGGGAACTGAGGTTTACTTTGAGATACCTAAAGAAACTTCCGGCGGTTACCACCAAGGAGAGGAGGGAGCTTTATCCTAA